The Chanos chanos chromosome 6, fChaCha1.1, whole genome shotgun sequence genome includes a region encoding these proteins:
- the vamp3 gene encoding vesicle-associated membrane protein 3, with protein sequence MSAPGAEGAGASGMAGSNRRLQQTQAQVDEVVDIMRVNVDKVLERDQKLSELDDRADALQAGASQFETSAAKLKRKYWWKNIKMWAILIAVIVIIIVIIIIWSQS encoded by the exons AT GTCAGCCCCTGGTGCAGAAGGTGCCGGTGCCTCAGGCATGGCTGGAAGCAACCGCAGGCTCCAGCAGACACAGGCTCAGGTGGATGAG GTGGTGGACATCATGCGAGTCAACGTGGACAAGGTCCTGGAGCGAGACCAGAAACTGTCAGAACTGGATGACAGGGCTGATGCTCTTCAGGCTGGAGCCTCTCAGTTTGAGACGAGTGCTGCCAAACTGAAGAGGAAGTATTGGTGGAAGAACATTAAG ATGTGGGCCATTTTGATAGCTGTAATTGtgatcatcattgtcatcattaTCA tttggagTCAGTCGTAA